Proteins from one Cicer arietinum cultivar CDC Frontier isolate Library 1 chromosome 3, Cicar.CDCFrontier_v2.0, whole genome shotgun sequence genomic window:
- the LOC101489601 gene encoding cell number regulator 8, producing MADNKKLNHEEEEEEANPLLHQHQSKHEPTHQDLHFGWTADGLPLPHGSVMGQPIPRSPWNSSVCACLGQTDHFCSSDLEVCLLGSVAPCVLYGSNVERLGDSPGTFANHCLHYSGLYVIGXXCCGWNCLAPWFSYQSRTAIRRRFNLEGSCEALNRSCGCCGSFLEDEVQREQCESVCDLATHVFCHVCALCQEGRELRRRAPHPGFNAQPVLVMIPPEEQNMGRVA from the exons ATGGCCGATAATAAGAAACTTAATCacgaggaggaggaggaggaggctAATCCTCTTCTCCACCAACACCAATCCAAACATGAACCAACGCACCAAGACCTTCATTTCGGATGGACCGCCGATGGGCTTCCACTTCCCCATGGAAGCGTCATGGGCCAGCCCATTCCCCGTTCACCTTGGAATTCCAGTGTCTGCGCTTGTCTCGGCCAAACCGATCACTTTTGCAGCAGCGATCTTGAAGTTT GTCTTCTTGGTAGTGTGGCTCCTTGTGTGCTGTATGGAAGCAATGTTGAGAGACTTGGAGATTCTCCGGGGACATTTGCCAATCATTGTTTGCATTATTCTGGCCTGTATGTAATTGG NNNNNNCTGCTGTGGTTGGAATTGTCTTGCGCCGTGGTTTTCATATCAAAGCCGCACTGCAATTCGTCGCAGGTTCAATTTAGAG GGAAGTTGTGAGGCACTCAATAGGTCATGTGGGTGCTGCGGAAGCTTTTTGGAAGACGAGGTGCAGCGTGAACAGTGTGAGTCGGTATGTGATTTAGCAACTCATGTCTTTTGTCATGTATGTGCTCTTTGTCAAGAAGGTCGTGAGCTCCGCCGTAGAGCACCTCATCCTGGCTTCAATGCGCAACCAGTATTGGTTATGATTCCCCCAGAAGAGCAGAACATGGGTCGTGTggcttga
- the LOC101489921 gene encoding DNA-binding protein S1FA-like, with translation MADDFEFADKVPPSFDRVNAGSQGFNPGLIVLLVVGGLLLTFLIGNYALYMYAQKTIPPRKKKPISKKKMKKERLRQGVSAPGE, from the exons ATGGCCGATGACTTTGAGTTTGCCGATAAAGTTCCTCCTTCCTTCGACCGCGTG AATGCTGGATCACAAGGGTTCAACCCAGGCTTAATAGTTCTGCTGGTGGTTGGTGGGTTGCTTTTGACATTCCTCATTGGAAATTATGCGCTCTACATGTATGCACAGAAGACCATTCCTCCTAGAAAAAAGAAGCCAATCTCaaaaaagaagatgaaaaagGAGAGACTCAGGCAAGGCGTCTCTGCACCCGGAGAATAG
- the LOC101490254 gene encoding DNA-binding protein S1FA-like, with product MADKVPPSFDRKNAGSQGFNPGLIVLLVVGGLLLTFLIGNYVLYMYAQKTIAPRKKKPISKKKMKKERLRQGVSAPGE from the exons ATGGCCGATAAAGTTCCTCCTTCATTCGATCGCAAG AATGCTGGATCACAAGGTTTCAACCCAGGTTTAATAGTTCTGCTAGTTGTTGGTGGGTTGCTTTTGACATTCCTCATTGGAAATTATGTGCTCTACATGTATGCACAGAAGACCATTGCTCCTAGAAAAAAGAAGCCAATCTCaaaaaagaagatgaaaaagGAGAGACTCAGGCAAGGTGTCTCTGCACCTGGAGAGTAG
- the LOC101490574 gene encoding uncharacterized protein, whose translation MADKYFLSIIEEMDQLWYHQIILFSKPTTQLVAKLIEEKHVSISESSSSSSSSSSILSLPPLLDEETSTDESLSPQKQVSSESVTLHHQDDSIDKKEEIKEILEKMSLFGNRIGSHSSCSSSPTTRNRRRKWRKHAKLEKSMSCRTLGELELDEVKGFMDLGFTFNKECIDQKMISVVPGLQRFCLLQNKQHYSQSQIMASTKENDEIIEVCEEKRDIMRPYLSEAWLIKRPDSPLLNMKIPKSCSASNMKKHIRFWAKIVASEIQQE comes from the exons atggcagacaaatattttctaagcatTATAGAGGAAATGGATCAACTTTGGTATCACCAAATCATTCTTTTCTCAAAACCAACAACACAACTTGTTGCAAAACTTATTGAAGAAAAGCATGTTTCAATTTCAGAATCTTCTTCGTCTTCCTCTTCCTCATCATCTATTCTTTCTTTGCCACCACTATTAGATGAAGAAACTTCAACAGATGAATCACTTTCTCCACAGAAACAAGTCTCATCGGAATCAGTCACTTTACATCATCAG GATGATTCAATtgacaaaaaagaagaaatcaaGGAAATATTGGAAAAAATGAGTCTATTTGGCAACAGAATTGGTTCACATTCATCATGTTCATCATCACCAACAACTCGAAACCGTCGCCGAAAATGGAGGAAACATGCTAAACTCGAGAAGTCTATGAGCTGCAGGACACTAGGAGAACTTGAACTTGATGAAGTGAAAGGTTTTATGGATCTTGGTTTCACATTCAATAAAGAATGCATTGATCAAAAAATGATTAGTGTTGTCCCTGGCTTGCAGAGATTTTGTTTACTCCAAAATAAACAACATTACTCACAGTCACAAATAATGGCTTCTACAAaagaaaatgatgaaataaTTGAAGTTTGTGAAGAAAAGAGAGATATCATGAGACCTTATTTATCAGAGGCATGGCTTATAAAAAGACCTGATTCAccattattaaatatgaaaattccTAAGTCTTGTTCTGCTTCCAATATGAAGAAACATATTCGGTTTTGGGCTAAAATTGTGGCTTCAGAAATTCAACAAGAATGA
- the LOC101506387 gene encoding uncharacterized protein isoform X1, with the protein MGHRHLYNASPMFEGEPDQNWNHMHTDQHPVNHSGTSTSENGSFIYPVENISVDSIYFPSHWNSTARSNGYASSGHNIEIPPPHQLDASGTSNDHFMHSSSAGPFFAVSENYVHQPSSSSSSNYDRQAFHVDSGFIDLTMGSGRGSHKRKSPGIPSVYERGGTSGYFNAGSSTDLPIPSESRPEKPNMDSQYMPWDHAAIAPAFRGAGLSIKGESSMRNVRSRSALDLESNLSRTHLSSNHSHSVYPTVPPVGHRSMVDLSAQASTSLTRDWSQMNVTPANGRMLLSETNTFGLETNHFPVGNAAASASNAIVDVGNFHHEFGTSRNPTTAQSFQNLTQTSRGIRSNYSQRSTPAFRAASNLRLGHVTPSDNGLPMVAEGYSSRHPRPLNTIGWRNSDRNGRSRVSSERYRALADEAGLHARFSSEVPGFMIVERASLYGSRNMLDQHRDMRLDIDNMSYEELLALGERIGQVNTGLSEDVLSKCLTETIYCSSDQCQDEASCVICLEEYKNMDDVGTLKTCGHDYHVSCIKKWLSMKKLCPICKASALPEDKKDT; encoded by the exons GAATGGTTCTTTTATTTATCCTGTAGAAAATATATCTGTAGATAGCATTTATTTCCCCTCTCATTGGAACTCTACTGCAAGGTCAAATGGATATGCATCCTCAGGCCACAACATTGAAATACCTCCTCCTCATCAATTGGATGCATCAGGCACTTCTAATGATCATTTTATGCATTCATCTAGTGCTGGACCTTTCTTTGCAGTGTCTGAAAATTATGTACACCAgccttcttcctcttcttcttcaaaTTATGACAGACAAGCATTTCATGTTGATAGTGGTTTTATTGATCTTACAATGGGAAGTGGACGGGGGTCTCACAAGAGAAAGAGTCCTGGAATTCCTTCAGTCTATGAGAGAGGCGGTACAAGTGGATATTTCAATGCTGGGAGTTCAACTGATCTTCCTATACCTTCAGAATCGCGGCCAGAGAAGCCAAATATGGATTCTCAATACATGCCCTGGGATCATGCTGCTATTGCACCCGCATTCAGGGGTGCTGGTCTCTCTATAAAGGGTGAGAGTTCTATGCGGAATGTTAGGAGTCGTTCTGCACTTGATTTGGAATCCAACCTGTCTAGGACCCATTTATCGAGCAACCATTCACACAGCGTGTACCCTACTGTCCCGCCAGTCGGCCATCGTAGCATGGTGGATCTTTCAGCTCAGGCTTCTACCTCTTTGACAAGGGATTGGAGCCAAATGAATGTAACCCCTGCCAATGGAAGAATGTTATTATCAG AAACCAATACATTTGGTCTTGAGACAAATCACTTCCCTGTTGGAAATGCTGCTGCTTCTGCTAGTAATGCTATTGTGGATGTTGGGAACTTCCATCACGAATTTGGTACAAGCAGAAATCCTACTACTGCTCaaagttttcaaaatttgactCAGACTTCTAGAGGAATTCGGAGCAATTACTCTCAGAGGTCCACTCCAGCTTTTAGGGCGGCTTCAAACTTGCGCTTGGGACATGTGACACCTTCAGATAATGGATTGCCCATGGTAGCTGAAGGTTACTCTTCTAGACATCCAAGGCCATTGAACACCATTGGCTGGCGGAACAGTGATAGAAATGGAAGGTCAAGAGTTTCTAGTGAAAGATATAGAGCATTGGCTGATGAGGCTGGTCTCCATGCTAGATTTTCCTCTGAGGTACCG GGTTTCATGATTGTTGAACGTGCTTCACTATATGGTTCTAGGAATATGCTTGATCAACACAGAGACATGAGGCTGGACATAGATAACATGAGCTATGAG GAACTACTTGCACTTGGGGAGAGGATTGGCCAGGTGAACACAGGATTGTCCGAGGATGTGCTTTCCAAGTGTTTGACAGAAACAATATATTGTTCATCTGACCAATGTCAGGATGAAGCAAGCTGTGTGATCTGTCTA gAAGAGTACAAGAACATGGACGATGTTGGGACACTTAAAACTTGTGGGCATGACTACCATGTGAGCTGCATTAAAAAATGGTTATCTATGAAGAAACTATGTCCTATCTGCAAAGCTTCTGCGTTGCCTGAGGATAAGAAGGATACATAA
- the LOC101506387 gene encoding uncharacterized protein isoform X3 gives MGHRHLYNASPMFEGGTSTSENGSFIYPVENISVDSIYFPSHWNSTARSNGYASSGHNIEIPPPHQLDASGTSNDHFMHSSSAGPFFAVSENYVHQPSSSSSSNYDRQAFHVDSGFIDLTMGSGRGSHKRKSPGIPSVYERGGTSGYFNAGSSTDLPIPSESRPEKPNMDSQYMPWDHAAIAPAFRGAGLSIKGESSMRNVRSRSALDLESNLSRTHLSSNHSHSVYPTVPPVGHRSMVDLSAQASTSLTRDWSQMNVTPANGRMLLSETNTFGLETNHFPVGNAAASASNAIVDVGNFHHEFGTSRNPTTAQSFQNLTQTSRGIRSNYSQRSTPAFRAASNLRLGHVTPSDNGLPMVAEGYSSRHPRPLNTIGWRNSDRNGRSRVSSERYRALADEAGLHARFSSEVPGFMIVERASLYGSRNMLDQHRDMRLDIDNMSYEELLALGERIGQVNTGLSEDVLSKCLTETIYCSSDQCQDEASCVICLEEYKNMDDVGTLKTCGHDYHVSCIKKWLSMKKLCPICKASALPEDKKDT, from the exons GAATGGTTCTTTTATTTATCCTGTAGAAAATATATCTGTAGATAGCATTTATTTCCCCTCTCATTGGAACTCTACTGCAAGGTCAAATGGATATGCATCCTCAGGCCACAACATTGAAATACCTCCTCCTCATCAATTGGATGCATCAGGCACTTCTAATGATCATTTTATGCATTCATCTAGTGCTGGACCTTTCTTTGCAGTGTCTGAAAATTATGTACACCAgccttcttcctcttcttcttcaaaTTATGACAGACAAGCATTTCATGTTGATAGTGGTTTTATTGATCTTACAATGGGAAGTGGACGGGGGTCTCACAAGAGAAAGAGTCCTGGAATTCCTTCAGTCTATGAGAGAGGCGGTACAAGTGGATATTTCAATGCTGGGAGTTCAACTGATCTTCCTATACCTTCAGAATCGCGGCCAGAGAAGCCAAATATGGATTCTCAATACATGCCCTGGGATCATGCTGCTATTGCACCCGCATTCAGGGGTGCTGGTCTCTCTATAAAGGGTGAGAGTTCTATGCGGAATGTTAGGAGTCGTTCTGCACTTGATTTGGAATCCAACCTGTCTAGGACCCATTTATCGAGCAACCATTCACACAGCGTGTACCCTACTGTCCCGCCAGTCGGCCATCGTAGCATGGTGGATCTTTCAGCTCAGGCTTCTACCTCTTTGACAAGGGATTGGAGCCAAATGAATGTAACCCCTGCCAATGGAAGAATGTTATTATCAG AAACCAATACATTTGGTCTTGAGACAAATCACTTCCCTGTTGGAAATGCTGCTGCTTCTGCTAGTAATGCTATTGTGGATGTTGGGAACTTCCATCACGAATTTGGTACAAGCAGAAATCCTACTACTGCTCaaagttttcaaaatttgactCAGACTTCTAGAGGAATTCGGAGCAATTACTCTCAGAGGTCCACTCCAGCTTTTAGGGCGGCTTCAAACTTGCGCTTGGGACATGTGACACCTTCAGATAATGGATTGCCCATGGTAGCTGAAGGTTACTCTTCTAGACATCCAAGGCCATTGAACACCATTGGCTGGCGGAACAGTGATAGAAATGGAAGGTCAAGAGTTTCTAGTGAAAGATATAGAGCATTGGCTGATGAGGCTGGTCTCCATGCTAGATTTTCCTCTGAGGTACCG GGTTTCATGATTGTTGAACGTGCTTCACTATATGGTTCTAGGAATATGCTTGATCAACACAGAGACATGAGGCTGGACATAGATAACATGAGCTATGAG GAACTACTTGCACTTGGGGAGAGGATTGGCCAGGTGAACACAGGATTGTCCGAGGATGTGCTTTCCAAGTGTTTGACAGAAACAATATATTGTTCATCTGACCAATGTCAGGATGAAGCAAGCTGTGTGATCTGTCTA gAAGAGTACAAGAACATGGACGATGTTGGGACACTTAAAACTTGTGGGCATGACTACCATGTGAGCTGCATTAAAAAATGGTTATCTATGAAGAAACTATGTCCTATCTGCAAAGCTTCTGCGTTGCCTGAGGATAAGAAGGATACATAA
- the LOC101506387 gene encoding uncharacterized protein isoform X2: MGHRHLYNASPMFEGEPDQNWNHMHTDQHPVNHSGTSTSENGSFIYPVENISVDSIYFPSHWNSTARSNGYASSGHNIEIPPPHQLDASGTSNDHFMHSSSAGPFFAVSENYVHQPSSSSSSNYDRQAFHVDSGFIDLTMGSGRGSHKRKSPGIPSVYERGGTSGYFNAGSSTDLPIPSESRPEKPNMDSQYMPWDHAAIAPAFRGAGLSIKGESSMRNVRSRSALDLESNLSRTHLSSNHSHSVYPTVPPVGHRSMVDLSAQASTSLTRDWSQMNVTPANGRMLLSETNTFGLETNHFPVGNAAASASNAIVDVGNFHHEFGTSRNPTTAQSFQNLTQTSRGIRSNYSQRSTPAFRAASNLRLGHVTPSDNGLPMVAEGYSSRHPRPLNTIGWRNSDRNGRSRVSSERYRALADEAGLHARFSSEGFMIVERASLYGSRNMLDQHRDMRLDIDNMSYEELLALGERIGQVNTGLSEDVLSKCLTETIYCSSDQCQDEASCVICLEEYKNMDDVGTLKTCGHDYHVSCIKKWLSMKKLCPICKASALPEDKKDT; this comes from the exons GAATGGTTCTTTTATTTATCCTGTAGAAAATATATCTGTAGATAGCATTTATTTCCCCTCTCATTGGAACTCTACTGCAAGGTCAAATGGATATGCATCCTCAGGCCACAACATTGAAATACCTCCTCCTCATCAATTGGATGCATCAGGCACTTCTAATGATCATTTTATGCATTCATCTAGTGCTGGACCTTTCTTTGCAGTGTCTGAAAATTATGTACACCAgccttcttcctcttcttcttcaaaTTATGACAGACAAGCATTTCATGTTGATAGTGGTTTTATTGATCTTACAATGGGAAGTGGACGGGGGTCTCACAAGAGAAAGAGTCCTGGAATTCCTTCAGTCTATGAGAGAGGCGGTACAAGTGGATATTTCAATGCTGGGAGTTCAACTGATCTTCCTATACCTTCAGAATCGCGGCCAGAGAAGCCAAATATGGATTCTCAATACATGCCCTGGGATCATGCTGCTATTGCACCCGCATTCAGGGGTGCTGGTCTCTCTATAAAGGGTGAGAGTTCTATGCGGAATGTTAGGAGTCGTTCTGCACTTGATTTGGAATCCAACCTGTCTAGGACCCATTTATCGAGCAACCATTCACACAGCGTGTACCCTACTGTCCCGCCAGTCGGCCATCGTAGCATGGTGGATCTTTCAGCTCAGGCTTCTACCTCTTTGACAAGGGATTGGAGCCAAATGAATGTAACCCCTGCCAATGGAAGAATGTTATTATCAG AAACCAATACATTTGGTCTTGAGACAAATCACTTCCCTGTTGGAAATGCTGCTGCTTCTGCTAGTAATGCTATTGTGGATGTTGGGAACTTCCATCACGAATTTGGTACAAGCAGAAATCCTACTACTGCTCaaagttttcaaaatttgactCAGACTTCTAGAGGAATTCGGAGCAATTACTCTCAGAGGTCCACTCCAGCTTTTAGGGCGGCTTCAAACTTGCGCTTGGGACATGTGACACCTTCAGATAATGGATTGCCCATGGTAGCTGAAGGTTACTCTTCTAGACATCCAAGGCCATTGAACACCATTGGCTGGCGGAACAGTGATAGAAATGGAAGGTCAAGAGTTTCTAGTGAAAGATATAGAGCATTGGCTGATGAGGCTGGTCTCCATGCTAGATTTTCCTCTGAG GGTTTCATGATTGTTGAACGTGCTTCACTATATGGTTCTAGGAATATGCTTGATCAACACAGAGACATGAGGCTGGACATAGATAACATGAGCTATGAG GAACTACTTGCACTTGGGGAGAGGATTGGCCAGGTGAACACAGGATTGTCCGAGGATGTGCTTTCCAAGTGTTTGACAGAAACAATATATTGTTCATCTGACCAATGTCAGGATGAAGCAAGCTGTGTGATCTGTCTA gAAGAGTACAAGAACATGGACGATGTTGGGACACTTAAAACTTGTGGGCATGACTACCATGTGAGCTGCATTAAAAAATGGTTATCTATGAAGAAACTATGTCCTATCTGCAAAGCTTCTGCGTTGCCTGAGGATAAGAAGGATACATAA